The following DNA comes from Cryptosporangium minutisporangium.
CTCAGGACGCGCCGGCCGCCGTCCACGGACGCGTCGGCTGCAGCACGGCCTCCGTCAACGCCTCGGTACGCCAGCGCGTTACCTGCTGGTACTCCGGGTCGGCGACCATCGCGCTGAACGCCCGGCGGCTCGGGTACCGCACCAGGAGCACGGCGTCCCACTCCTGCCCGTCCTCGGCGACCAGCGCGGTGTCGCCGTCACCGGCGTAGAGGACCTGCGCGCCGTAGCGCTCCAGGAACGTCCCGCGGAGCGCCTCGGTGTACCGCGCGTAGGACTCCCGGCCACCCTCGGCGAACCGCAGCAGGTTGAGCATGACCACCGGCTCCTCCGGGTCGCCGGCCAGGAACGCCTTCAGGTCACTGCCGCGTGGGTCGACGGCCATGAATGTCTCCTCCCGCTCGGTGCCTCGTCCGACGCACCCTACTGACCACCGGCGCGCTGGTCCGGCGGTTTCCTAACAGTGTTCGGAGGCTCGTCAGGCTCGAGCGGCGCCGCCTCCGGCCCGGTCGCCCGGGTAGGACGCCGCGGCCACCGCGACGATCTCGTCCTCGTCCTCGGCCAGCAGGAATCCCCGGTCGATCGCCTCCCGGGTGCTGCGCGCGAACGCGGCCAGGTACTCGTCGTGGCCACCGGGGTAGCGGGCGGCGAGCACGTCGGCGGCGAACGGCCAGGTGGAGCCGAAGAGCACCGCGCCGCCGCCGGAGGCCTCCTGCCCCAGCCCGGACAGCACCGCGGTCGGCACGTCGACCCACGGCGTGCGGACGCCCCCGCGGGCCAGACCGGCGGCGTCCAGCTCCAGTGGGTGGGCGCGATCCGCACCGTCGGAGTCGGCGGCGCGGAGCGTCAGGCGGGGGGCCACGGCCGGCGCCGTGCCGGAGCGGACCCAGCGGTCCAGGGCGGCGACCGCCGCCTGCGCGACGTAGTGGTGCTGCGGACCGGAATTGATCGGAGCCGCGAACTCGGGCCCGAACGGGTTACGGGTCGGCGCCAGCAGCGCCGCCAGTTCGGCGGCGCCGAGCGCCCCGGAGTCCCCGAAGGCGGCGCGGATCGTATAGGTGTCCGCGTGCGCGGCCCCGGCGATCTCCCACAGCCGGAACCGGTCGGCGTCCGGCTGCCGGGACCCGGCCGACTGCAGGACGCCGACCACGTCGGTCTCGGTCTGCAGGACCAGCACCGGCGCCGGTCCGTCGGTCCGGATCCGCACCGCGCCCGAGCGGACGCCGTCCCAGCCGGTGAGCGACGCGGGGTTCCCCGGCCGCCCGTGGATCAGGTACCCGTCGAACACACCGGATCGCGGCGCCACCGCGTTGACGTAGGTGACCAGGTAGGACGCCGACTGCGACGCACCGGCGGCCAGCACCCGCGCGCCCGGGAACAGCCCGTCCCGCACCGCGCGCCCCGCGGACGTGAAGACGTCGAACGCGAACGGGTCGCCGGGGTGGTCCAGCTCGCCGTAGCGGTCCGGGTCGGTCTGCTTCAGCGGCGGCAGCATCGGTGACCAGCCGCTGTCCGCGCCGGTTCCGTTGCGTGCGAGCGAGAACGTGCCCTGCCCGTCGACGCCCTCCCGCTGGGCGGACACGCCCACCCAGGCGAAGCCCTCGCGGACGAGGTGCCGGTGGGTGGTCAGCCACTCGGCGGCCACGTCCGCGCCGGACGAGACGTTCAGCCACTCGACCAGCACGGTGCCGGTGAACCGGTCCGGGTCGGACGGACGGTAGACGACGATCCGGGTGCGGAACGGCGCCGACCGGGACTCGCGAACCGACCACCGCCCGTCGGCGTCCGCGCTCCCGGCCGGTTCGTACGCCGTCGCCTGGCCCGCGAGCACGTACTCCTCCTGCCGGTAGCCGACGTCGTCCAGCGGGAACGACGTCGTGATCAGCGACACCCGGCCGGCATTCGGACCCAGTAACTCCGCCACGGTTTCCATCCGGCGATGGTGCGCAGCCCGCGCCGCGCCCGTCAACGAGTTGTGTCAGCCGCGCGCGCCGGTGAGGACCTCGTGGGCGATCGCGTCCCGCTCCGCCGCCCGCCGGTCAGCGTCCAGACGGTCGACGGCCTCCCGCCGGTCGTAGGCGACCCGGGCCGCCGCGATCTGGTCGGTGTTCGCCTCGGTCCACGTCACCAGCGCCTGGATCGTGGCGTGCAGGGTGACGCCGAGCGGCGTCAGCGCGTAGTCGACGCGCGGCGGCACGCTCGGGTAGACGGTGCGGCTGACCAGCCCGTCGCGCTCCAGATGGCGCAGCGTGCGGGCGAGCATCCGCTGGCTGATCCCGTCGATCTCCCGCCGCAGCTCGGTGAAGCGGAGGCTCCGCCGATCCAGCAGCGCGATGACGAGCAGCGACCACTTGTCGGCGATGCGATCGAGGATCTGCCGGACCTCGCAGCCCGCCCGGGCGTCCCACTGCGAGACGTCGTAACCGGTGTCGGTATCCGAGCAGTAACCAGGGGTCTCAGAAGTTCCGTCTTCCATGCCTACCGAGCCTGCCTGACGATTCCCACGGTTACAAGAAGGAACCAACTCACGAAACGGAACTAGAGGAGATCGTCGTGGCGACATCGAGCGGCCGCATGGACGGCCGGTCGTTGAGTGTGTTGTTCGTGCTGTGCGGAGCGATCTTCCTGGAGGGCATCGACGTCGCGATGCTGAACGTGGCCCTGCCGGCGATCCGCACGGATCTGGGCCTCTCGACCGGGGCGTTGAGCGGTCTGGTGAGCGCCTACGTCCTCGGCTACGGCGGCTTCATGCTGCTCGGCGGCCGGGCCGCCGACCTACTGGGCAGGCGCCGGATGTTCCTCACCTGGCTCGTGGTCTTCCTGGTCTTCTCCGGGCTCGGCGGAGTGGCGACCGAGGGCTGGATGCTGCTCACCGCCCGGTTCGTCACCGGCGTCGCCGCCGCGTTCCTCGCCCCCGCCGGGCTGGCGCTGGTCACCGCAGCATTCCCGGACGGGCCGCTGCGCACCCGGGCGCTCGGCATCTACGCCGGAATCGCTGCCGGCGGTTACACCCTCGGCCTGGTCGCCGGCGGCCTGCTGGTGACGATCGGCTGGCGCTGGGTCTTCTTCGCGCCGGTGATCCTCGCGGCCGTCCTCCTGCTGGCGGCGCTCGTGCTGGTGAAGGACGACGAGGAGCAGCGCGCTCCCCGCACCGGCCGGTTCGACCTGGCCGGCGCGCTGAGCATCACCGGTGCGATGCTGCTGCTGGCCTACGCCGTGGTCCGCCTCGAGCACGGCACCGCGGGACTGGCCACCACGGTGCTCGTCGGCGCCGGGGGTCTGCTGCTGCTCGGCGTCTTCGTGGCCGTGGAGCGTCGGGCGGCCGACCCGCTCGTCCGGCTGGAGATCCTGCGCAACGCCGCGCTGGCGCGCACGAACCTCACCGCGCTGCTCTTCATCGGCGCGTTCGCCGGGTTCCAGTTCCTCGTCACGCTCTACCTGCAGGAGATCCGGGGATGGAGCCCGCTGGAGACCGGTCTGGCGATGCTCGTGGTCGGGCTCGACACGGTGCTGGCCCCGACGCTGACACCGTGGCTGGTCGGCCGGTTCGGCAACACCCGCGTCCTGTTCGCGGGCCTGGCCACCGCGGCGCTCTCCTACCTGCTGTTCCTCCCGGTCGCACCGGACTGGACCTACGCGGCGATGCTGCCGAGCTTCGTGCTGGTCGGCATGGCGTTCGCCTTGGCCTACGGGCCGCTGACGATGGCGTCCACCGCCGAGGTCGACGAGCGCGAGCACGGCCTGGCCGGCGGCCTGCTCTACACCGCGATCCAGTTCGGCACCGCGCTGGGCATCTCCGGCGTGACCGCGGTCAGCGTCGTCGCGGGCGGGGCAGGTCGGATCACGCTGGACGGCATCCGCACCGCTCTGCTGCTCCCCATCGCCGCCGTGCTCGTCGCCGCCCTGGTGACGGCGTTCAGCCTGCGCCGCCGCGTCAGCACGCCACCGAACGCGCCCGACGCGCCGGAGCCGCAAGCCGTGGCGTCGGCCTGACCACGAGGTCCGCGGACGCCGGCCCGGCGTCCGCGGACCGGAGAGAATGGACTCATGACACCTGGCTCGATCAGCCACCGGACCGTCGACGTCGGTGGCATCCGGACGTTCTACCGGGAGGCGGGCGCGGCCGACGCGCCCGTCGTCCTGCTCCCGCACGGTTACCCGTCCTCGTCGTTCCAGTACCGCCACTTGCTGCCGCTCCTCGCGGACCGCTGGCGGCTGGTAGCGCCGGACTACCCCGGGTTCGGCTACAGCGAGACACCCGATCCGGAGCGGTTCGCCTACACGTTCGACGGCTACGCCCGCTTCCTCCGGGAGTTCACCGACCAGCTGGGCCTCGAGCGTTACGTCATCTACCTGCAGGATTACGGGTCCCAATTCGGGCTGCGGCTGGCGATGGCCGCTCCGGACCGGGTCGCAGGCCTGGTTCTCCAGAACGGGGACATCTACGAAGACCAGCACGGTCCCAAGTACGCCCCGCTCGAGGAGTACTGGCACGACCCCACGCCGGAGGGCCGGGACCGCATCGCCGCAGCCGTGACCGAGGAGGGCTTCCGCGGCGAGTTCGTCGGCGAGGTGCCGGACCACCTGGCCGATCGGATCAGCCCGGACCTGTGGCGCCTGTCCTGGTCCGGGGTCGAGCGCGAGCCGCACCGCCGCGACCGCCTCGTCGACCTGCTCACCGATCAGGGCAGCACGGTGCCGTGGTTCGCCCGGCAGCAGGAGTACCTGCGCACCCACCGGCCGCCCACCCTCGTCGTCTGGGGAGTGCACGACGGGTACATGCCCGCCGGCGCCGCACGCGCCTACCTGCGCGACCTGCCCGACGCCGAGCTGCACCTGCTCGACGGCGGGCACTGGCTGCTCGAGACCCACCTGGCCGAGGTCGCGTCGCTGATGCGGGGCTTCCTGGCCCGGGTGCATCCGCCGAGCTGAGCCGATCGGTGGGTGCCGGGCGCCGTGGCGCGAGCCGGGCAACTCCTGGAGTGTCCGCAGCTGAACGGTCGGGCCGTTCCCGCGGAGATCGTGCCGACGCCGCCCCGGTCGCACGCTAGTGGCACACCGGAACGAGCCGGTACGACCAACTACCTCAGGAGGCTGACCGAGATGAGCGACTACGACTACGGCTACAAGCACGACTACGACTACAACGACTGCTACAAGCCGCGGCGTCGGCGGCGTCACCACAAGAAGCGCTACGACCACTGCTGGGACTACAACTACGGCTGCTGAGTCCCCGCACAACGCATCGGGCCCGGAGTGCACACCGCACTCCGGGCCCTTCGCCGTACCGGGCGGGATCCGGACGGGAGCGCCCGGCGGCCCGGTCGACGCGCACCCCAGCCGCACCCGGGGCGCACCGCCCCGGGCAGCCGTGGCTGCCGACGTTCCGTTCGTGAGCAACACGAGGAACGAGACGCGGACGATCAATCGCCGGAAGCTGCTGAGCACCGCGGCGGTCGCGGTACCCGCCGTAGCCGGAGCGGCGTGGCTGGGCACTGCGCTGGACGACCATCCCCGGCCGGTCTCCGGCTCCGCGGAGGAAGTCGGCGTGTCTCAGGCGCTGGTCGTTCCGG
Coding sequences within:
- a CDS encoding DUF1330 domain-containing protein — translated: MAVDPRGSDLKAFLAGDPEEPVVMLNLLRFAEGGRESYARYTEALRGTFLERYGAQVLYAGDGDTALVAEDGQEWDAVLLVRYPSRRAFSAMVADPEYQQVTRWRTEALTEAVLQPTRPWTAAGAS
- a CDS encoding alpha/beta hydrolase domain-containing protein, which translates into the protein METVAELLGPNAGRVSLITTSFPLDDVGYRQEEYVLAGQATAYEPAGSADADGRWSVRESRSAPFRTRIVVYRPSDPDRFTGTVLVEWLNVSSGADVAAEWLTTHRHLVREGFAWVGVSAQREGVDGQGTFSLARNGTGADSGWSPMLPPLKQTDPDRYGELDHPGDPFAFDVFTSAGRAVRDGLFPGARVLAAGASQSASYLVTYVNAVAPRSGVFDGYLIHGRPGNPASLTGWDGVRSGAVRIRTDGPAPVLVLQTETDVVGVLQSAGSRQPDADRFRLWEIAGAAHADTYTIRAAFGDSGALGAAELAALLAPTRNPFGPEFAAPINSGPQHHYVAQAAVAALDRWVRSGTAPAVAPRLTLRAADSDGADRAHPLELDAAGLARGGVRTPWVDVPTAVLSGLGQEASGGGAVLFGSTWPFAADVLAARYPGGHDEYLAAFARSTREAIDRGFLLAEDEDEIVAVAAASYPGDRAGGGAARA
- a CDS encoding helix-turn-helix domain-containing protein; translation: MEDGTSETPGYCSDTDTGYDVSQWDARAGCEVRQILDRIADKWSLLVIALLDRRSLRFTELRREIDGISQRMLARTLRHLERDGLVSRTVYPSVPPRVDYALTPLGVTLHATIQALVTWTEANTDQIAAARVAYDRREAVDRLDADRRAAERDAIAHEVLTGARG
- a CDS encoding MFS transporter — translated: MDGRSLSVLFVLCGAIFLEGIDVAMLNVALPAIRTDLGLSTGALSGLVSAYVLGYGGFMLLGGRAADLLGRRRMFLTWLVVFLVFSGLGGVATEGWMLLTARFVTGVAAAFLAPAGLALVTAAFPDGPLRTRALGIYAGIAAGGYTLGLVAGGLLVTIGWRWVFFAPVILAAVLLLAALVLVKDDEEQRAPRTGRFDLAGALSITGAMLLLAYAVVRLEHGTAGLATTVLVGAGGLLLLGVFVAVERRAADPLVRLEILRNAALARTNLTALLFIGAFAGFQFLVTLYLQEIRGWSPLETGLAMLVVGLDTVLAPTLTPWLVGRFGNTRVLFAGLATAALSYLLFLPVAPDWTYAAMLPSFVLVGMAFALAYGPLTMASTAEVDEREHGLAGGLLYTAIQFGTALGISGVTAVSVVAGGAGRITLDGIRTALLLPIAAVLVAALVTAFSLRRRVSTPPNAPDAPEPQAVASA
- a CDS encoding alpha/beta hydrolase; amino-acid sequence: MTPGSISHRTVDVGGIRTFYREAGAADAPVVLLPHGYPSSSFQYRHLLPLLADRWRLVAPDYPGFGYSETPDPERFAYTFDGYARFLREFTDQLGLERYVIYLQDYGSQFGLRLAMAAPDRVAGLVLQNGDIYEDQHGPKYAPLEEYWHDPTPEGRDRIAAAVTEEGFRGEFVGEVPDHLADRISPDLWRLSWSGVEREPHRRDRLVDLLTDQGSTVPWFARQQEYLRTHRPPTLVVWGVHDGYMPAGAARAYLRDLPDAELHLLDGGHWLLETHLAEVASLMRGFLARVHPPS